One window of Magallana gigas chromosome 2, xbMagGiga1.1, whole genome shotgun sequence genomic DNA carries:
- the LOC105329872 gene encoding ovomucoid, producing MFFSKVSVIFFGVLLVSTDSVDPQAICTQLLSLDCTNYTPIENDESVCGTDGVHYDNYCMFGQARCVDPTIDIMKVGHCHTGTTHPPHVTTHPPHVTTTVPTTTTTMDYQMQLVCANAALITCTSEISLICGSDYKLYQNSCKFTLAMCSTSGLHQLTLDDCRNHNGK from the exons ATGTTCTTCTCAAAGGTCTCTGTAATATTCTTTG GTGTGCTCTTGGTCTCCACGGACAGTGTGGACCCACAGGCCATCTGTACCCAGCTACTCAGTCTCGACTGTACTAATTACACACCGATCGAGAATGACGAATCCGTCTGTGGCACTGATGGGGTTCATTACGACAACTA ctgTATGTTTGGTCAAGCCCGATGTGTTGACCCCACCATAGACATCATGAAGGTGGGTCACTGTCACACTGGCACCACCCACCCACCTCACGTCACCACCCACCCACCTCATGTCACCACCACAGTCCCAACCACTACCACCACCATGGACTACCAGATGCAGCTGGTGTGTGCCAATGCTGCCCTCATCACGTGTACCAGCGAAATAAGTCTAATCTGTGGGAGTGATTACAAGCTTTACCAAAACAG CTGTAAATTCACCCTTGCCATGTGCAGCACATCTGGATTACACCAACTGACTCTTGATGACTGTCGAAATCACAATGGCAAATAA